Proteins encoded in a region of the Podarcis muralis chromosome 2, rPodMur119.hap1.1, whole genome shotgun sequence genome:
- the TAMALIN gene encoding protein TAMALIN — MTLRRLRRLRPGQPDPEAAAASSVAGAGVVGGRASELELERALAASGGTLPRARRGSGFKWRSLSQSPEQHRKVITLEKEETQAFGFEIQTYGLHHQNTKRVEMFTFVCRVHDDSPAQVAGLKPGDTITGVNGLNVEGIRHREIVEIIKASGNVLRLETLYGTSIRRAELEARLQYLKQTLYEKWGEYRSLMVQEQRLVRGIVVKDPSIYDTLESVRSCLYGTRLAGGPAAPFGVMLPGSGSTYSSVGCVSTATDESEDSVYQTCFFDSADSLDIAPAAAQPSRPRPTLTRSASVKCTSSSSSNGVARFWDRSCDQKNSAAAPRPRKSKPGSFRKRLLKFIPGLNRSLEEEESQL, encoded by the exons ATGACCCTGCGGAGGCTCCGGAGGCTCCGGCCGGGGCAGCCCGAcccagaggcggcggcggcgtcgaGTGTGGCGGGCGCCGGTGTTGTCGGCGGCCGAGCGtcggagctggagctggaaagGGCGCTGGCGGCCTCGGGGGGCACCTTGCCCCGAGCCCGGAGG GGCTCCGGATTCAAATGGCGATCTCTCAGCCAGTCACCCGAGCAGCACAG GAAGGTGATCACACTGGAGAAGGAAGAGACTCAGGCCTTTGGCTTTGAGATTCAG ACCTACGGGCTCCACCACCAGAACACAAAACGGGTGGAGATGTTCACCTTCGTATGCCGTGTGCATGATGATAGCCCGGCCCAGGTAGCTGGCCTGAAACCAG GGGATACGATCACAGGCGTGAACGGGCTCAATGTGGAGGGGATACGACACCGTGAGATTGTGGAGATCATCAAAGCGTCTGGGAACGTGCTCAG GTTAGAGACCTTGTACGGCACTTCCATCCGCAGGGCAGAGCTGGAAGCCCGTTTGCAGTACCTCAAG CAAACGCTCTATGAAAAATGGGGGGAGTATCGGTCGTTGATGGTGCAGGAGCAGCGCTTGGTCCGTG GGATCGTGGTTAAAGACCCCAGCATCTATGACACCCTGGAATCTGTGCGTTCCTGCCTGTACGGAACTAGGCTGGCCGGAGGCCCTGCTGCCCCCTTTGGGGTGATGTTGCCAGGATCGGGGAGCACCTACAGCAGCGTGGGCTGCGTCAGCACCGCCACGGACGAGAGCGAGGATTCGGTCTACCAGACCTGCTTCTTTGACTCTGCCGACTCCCTGGACATTGCCCCCGCAGCCGCCCAGCCCTCGCGCCCGCGCCCAACGCTCACCCGCAGCGCCAGCGTCAAatgcacaagcagcagcagcagcaatggagtcGCACGGTTCTGGGACAGATCATGCGACCAAAAGAACTCCGCAGCCGCCCCAAGGCCCCGGAAGAGCAAACCGGGGAGCTTCCGCAAGAGACTGCTCAAATTTATCCCCGGGCTGAACCGTTccctggaggaagaagaaagccaGTTGTAA